Part of the Bacillota bacterium genome, GTAAAAGAAAAGAAAATTACAAACCCTAAAGAGATTAAGAATTTGCTCAGGGAAGAGCTAATAACTATCCTGAGAGACGACAATTCCGGCTTGAGATTGGACACTTCCCCTTCAGTTATTGTTGTTGTAGGAGTAAACGGTGTTGGCAAGACAACTACAATTGGAAAAATAGCAGCTAATTTAAAGAAAGAAGGTAAAAGGGTTGTTCTTGCCGCAGCAGATACATTTCGGGCTGCCGCAATAGAACAGCTTGAAATATGGGCAGATAGGGCAGACGCAGAAATTATTAAGCACACGGAAGGAGCAGACCCGGCAGCAGTCGTATACGATGCAATACAGGCAACAAAAGCCCGGAAGGCTGATGTTTTGATATGCGATACGGCAGGCCGACTTCATACAAAGAAGAATTTAATGGAAGAACTGAAAAAGATAATTAGGATAATAGAAAGGGAACTTCCCGGAACAAACCGTGAAACCCTGCTGGTATTAGATGCCACCACGGGACAGAATGCTATTTCACAAGCAAGAGTCTTTAGCGAAGCAACAGATGTATCCGGAATAGTATTAACAAAGTTAGATGGTACTGCTAAAGGTGGAATAATTGTAGCTGTAAAATCGAAATTGGGCATACCTGTCAAGTTTATTGGAGTGGGAGAAAAAATTGAAGATTTACAGCAATTTAATGCACAGGAGTTTGTGGAGGCATTGTTTTCCGAGACATAAAAACAAAAAAGTTGTTGACAAGAGGAGAAAAACATTCTAAAATAGGTGTAAAGTATAAATGCTTTACACCTATTTTTAATTGGTGAATATTAATGAAAAATATTTATGAAATCGGATTGTTATTGGACTTTTATGGCCAGCTGTTAACCCAGCGCCAGTATGAAATACTGGATATGCATTATAACAATGATTATTCACTGGGAGAAATAGCTGAACATTTGGGTATAAGCAGGCAGGGTGTCTACGATAACTTAAAAAGAGGAAAGACCCTTTTGGTTAATTTTGAAGAAAAGTTGGGCCTTTTAGCAAAGCATTTTAGACAAAAATCTATTGCAGAAAAGATAATGGATATTGTTGAAGATATGAATACAAAGGATATGATTGGTGAAGATAAGGAAAAATTACTTGTTATTAAAGACTATTTGAAGGAATTAATAGAATGCATTTAGATTATATAAGTAAATATGAGGTTTAAGCTTTTGGAAGGAGTTGTAAAATGGCGTTATTTGAAAATTTATCGTCCAAATTGCAGGAAGCCATAAATAAAATGCGGGGTAAAGGAAGAGTTACTGAAAAAGATGTAAAGGCAATGATAAGAGATATAAAATTGGCACTGCTGGAAGCTGACGTTAATTACAAAGTTGTAAGAGATTTTATAAATACAGTATCTGAAAGGGCAGTTGGACAAGAAGTTTTAGAAAGTCTTACTCCAGGTCATCAGGTTATAAAAGTTGTGCATGAGGAATTAATTAAGTTATTGGGAGAGGTTCCAAGTAAATTAACATTTTCTTCAAAACCTCCGTCAATTTATATGATGGTAGGGCTTCAAGGATCCGGTAAAACCACCACATCCGGTAAATTAGCAAATTTGCTTAGGAAGCAGGGTAAAAATCCTTTATTGGTAGCATGTGATATTTATAGGCCAGCAGCTATTAAACAGCTCCAGGTTGTTGGGGCACAATTGGACATACCTGTTTTTACTGTAGAAAATGAAAAGGACCCTGCAAAGATAGCCAGAGAAGCCATAGAATATGCAAGGGTAAAACAATATGATTTGGTAATTATTGATACCGCAGGTAGGTTGCATATAAATGAAGAAATGATGGATGAACTTATAAATATAAAACATACCGTGAAACCTCAGGAAATACTCCTTGTTGTTGATTCTATGACAGGGCAGGATGCGGTTAATGTTGCTGAGAGTTTTAATCAAAGAATAGGTATTGATGGTATAATACTTACTAAGCTGGATGGAGACACCAGGGGAGGCTCAGCATTATCTGTAAAAGCTGTGACCGGAAAGCCTATAAAATTTGTCGGGGTAGGAGAGAAACTGAATGATCTGGAACCCTTTTTCCCTGATCGTATGGCATCAAGAATTCTTGGAATGGGTGATGTACTCAGCCTGATTGAAAAAGCGCAGGAAGCCTTTGATGAAAAACAGGCCCTTGAGATGGAAAAAAAGCTCAGAATGCAACAATTCACACTTGATGATTTTTTGGTACAAATGCAACAGTTGAAAAAAATGGGCCCTTTGGACCAGATTATCAGCATGATACCTGGAGTAACTCCAAAGGCTATGAACAATATGCAAATCGACGAAAAAAAGCTTGTCTATATGGAGGCTATAATAAACTCAATGACAAAAGAGGAGAGAAATAATCCTTCGATAATTAACTACAGCAGGAAAAAAAGGATAGCTGCAGGAAGTGGTACTTCTATCCAGGAAGTTAACAGGTTGTTGAGAGATTTTGAAAATATGAAAAAGATGATAAGGAATTTGGATAATATAGGTAAATATGGTAAAAAGGGTATAGGAAATTTTCGCATGCCCTTTTAGAGGATACAAAAATGTTTCTCAGATTTTAAAGTTTTTAAATTAACAGGAGGTGATAATTTTGGCTGTAAAAATAAGGTTAAAGAGAATAGGCGCAAAGAAAAATCCGCATTACAGGATTGTTGTTTCAGACTCAAGGTTTCCCCGGGACGGGAGGTTTATTGAAGAAATAGGTTATTATAATCCTGTTGCAAATCCGTCAGAAGTAAATATTGACAAGGAGAAAGCATTAAAATGGATTAAAAATGGTGCACAACCTACCGATACAGTAAAAGCACTTTTAAAAAAGCTAGATATTATCCAATAAAAATGGACAAAATACAGGAGGTATAAAAAATGAAAGAGCTGCTTGAAACCATAGTCAGAGCACTTGTTGATAATCCCGATAAGATTTCTGTTAATGAGGTGGAAGGAGAAAAGTCATTAATACTTGAATTAAGAGTTGCCCCTGATGATATGGGGAAAGTAA contains:
- the ftsY gene encoding signal recognition particle-docking protein FtsY; its protein translation is MAFFERLKKGLEKTRKGISEKVDHLLASFGKIDEALFEELEDILIASDVGIDITLKIIGDIKARVKEKKITNPKEIKNLLREELITILRDDNSGLRLDTSPSVIVVVGVNGVGKTTTIGKIAANLKKEGKRVVLAAADTFRAAAIEQLEIWADRADAEIIKHTEGADPAAVVYDAIQATKARKADVLICDTAGRLHTKKNLMEELKKIIRIIERELPGTNRETLLVLDATTGQNAISQARVFSEATDVSGIVLTKLDGTAKGGIIVAVKSKLGIPVKFIGVGEKIEDLQQFNAQEFVEALFSET
- a CDS encoding YlxM family DNA-binding protein, with the translated sequence MKNIYEIGLLLDFYGQLLTQRQYEILDMHYNNDYSLGEIAEHLGISRQGVYDNLKRGKTLLVNFEEKLGLLAKHFRQKSIAEKIMDIVEDMNTKDMIGEDKEKLLVIKDYLKELIECI
- the ffh gene encoding signal recognition particle protein; protein product: MALFENLSSKLQEAINKMRGKGRVTEKDVKAMIRDIKLALLEADVNYKVVRDFINTVSERAVGQEVLESLTPGHQVIKVVHEELIKLLGEVPSKLTFSSKPPSIYMMVGLQGSGKTTTSGKLANLLRKQGKNPLLVACDIYRPAAIKQLQVVGAQLDIPVFTVENEKDPAKIAREAIEYARVKQYDLVIIDTAGRLHINEEMMDELINIKHTVKPQEILLVVDSMTGQDAVNVAESFNQRIGIDGIILTKLDGDTRGGSALSVKAVTGKPIKFVGVGEKLNDLEPFFPDRMASRILGMGDVLSLIEKAQEAFDEKQALEMEKKLRMQQFTLDDFLVQMQQLKKMGPLDQIISMIPGVTPKAMNNMQIDEKKLVYMEAIINSMTKEERNNPSIINYSRKKRIAAGSGTSIQEVNRLLRDFENMKKMIRNLDNIGKYGKKGIGNFRMPF
- the rpsP gene encoding 30S ribosomal protein S16, whose product is MAVKIRLKRIGAKKNPHYRIVVSDSRFPRDGRFIEEIGYYNPVANPSEVNIDKEKALKWIKNGAQPTDTVKALLKKLDIIQ
- a CDS encoding KH domain-containing protein; protein product: MKELLETIVRALVDNPDKISVNEVEGEKSLILELRVAPDDMGKVIGKQGRIAKAIRTVMKAAAVKENKRVVVEIIQ